The sequence below is a genomic window from Leisingera sp. M658.
CCAGCTGGCCAGGTGCCGCAAGCAGCATCGCCAGCTGGTCAGTGCAAAGGTTCATCGACACCACGCGCGACGGCCCGGCAAAAGCACCGGTGGCGGCCCACAAAAGGACCAGGACTATGCCGGACAGCCTGCGCATGGGTCAGAACGAGGCCCTTACGCCGATATAGGCAGCGCGGCCGCGCTTGGCATAGCCCCAGACGTCCGCGTAGTCCTCATCGAACAGGTTGGTGACACGCCCGTTCAGCACCACGTTATCTGTCAGCTCATACTGAGCAGCCACATCAACGGTGGTGTAATCCGGCAGCTCAGCTGTGGCAAAGGAGCCAAAGAACTGGCTGTCCCAATTGCCTGCCACATGCCGGATGTCTGCGGTGACAGAGCCACGGCCATTGAAAGTATCCAGTGTGGCACTCAGCAGAAGCTCGTGCTCCGGACGGCGGATCTCGACCGAGCCATTAGGGTTGGTGGCGTCCAGATAGGTGTAGGACAGGCGCAGATCGAGATATTCGGTGGCTTTCAGGCTTGCTGCCAGCTCAACACCTTTGCGATCACTGTCCCCGGCTTGGTTGCGGTAGGAGAACGTGGTTGCGTTCACCATGTAGCTCTCGATCTCTCCCGTCAGGGTTTCGTCAAAATAGGTCACATCGACCAGCCCGCGCCCCTGCAGGAACGGTACCTCGACCCCGAAATCGAAGCTGTGGTTTTCTTCGGGCTGCAAGCTCTGATTGCCAAGGTAGGTGGTGGCGCCGAATGTGCTGTTGGCAAACAGCTCAAAGTAAGACGGGTTCACGATCCCTGTCCCGGCAGAGCTGTGCAGCCGCACGCCGCTGCCTGCGAAGGTATAAGAGGCACTGGCCGTCCAGCTGGTTGCGTCTTCGAATACGCTGTTGTTGTCGTGGCGCACCCCAAGCTGCAGATCCAGACCATTGGCAAAGCTGCCGCGGTATTCCAGGGCAATCGAATTGGTTTCGCGCGCAAAGGCCGGGTTGGAACTGCTGGAGTCCTCTTCCCATTCCAGCATCGCGTTCAGAAGGTGGTCTGCCTGATCCGCCGGCTGCCCGTCCAGGCCGAAGCTCAGCAGATATTTTGCTGCTTCAGTCTTGGTCTCGGTCGGGGTGCCGCCATTGAAGGAGCGGTCAAAGTCTGTGCGTTCCAGCGACAACCGATGCTTCAGACGGCCGCCCAAGGTGTCCAGTTCAGCATAGACTTGGGTCAGTTGCTCATCGCGGTCACTGAATTGCGTGGGATCATCCACGACATAGCTAGCCGCATCCGTTGCAGTGAAAGAGGTGCTGTCGCTGTCATAGCGCTCATCCGAGGTGCGGACGTTGAAGCCGAGCTTCAGCCGGTCGGTGACGAGGTAATCGCCTTTCAGCTGCAGTGTATTGCGGCGGATGCCGTCCTCTTCGCCGCCATCGCCGGAGGCATCGTAGCCGTCGTCATTGTCATGGGCGAGGCTGAAGGAAAGGCCGCCGCGCTCGGTCCGTGACGAGATCCGCGCCGACGCCCGGTAGCCGTCCGAACCCGCCTCGGCGCTGCCGCCATATTCGGTGCCGATGCCGCCGGTCTTGGTGATGATGTTGATCACACCGGCCGAGGCATTGGAGCCGTAGAACACCGATTGCGGGCCGCGCAGGACCTCGATCCGCTCGATATTGGCTGTGTCCAGGCCGGACAGGATGTACTCGCTGTCACCGCCCGAGGCTTCGACACCGTCGATCAGGATCAGCGTGTGATTGGCTTCGGCGCCGCGGATGCGAACCTGGGTAAAGCTGTCGCCGGAGCCGTTTATCATCAGGCCGGGAACGGAACGCAGCGCGTCCTGCACGGTGCTGATGCCGCGGTCTTTGATTTCTTCGCTGGTCAGAACTGAGACGGAGCGGCCGTATTTCCGGGCCTCAACCGGTGTGAAGCCGCCGGAGATGATAATCTCCGCCAGGTCGGTGACCTCTGGATCCTGGGCGGTTGCGATTGCGGGGGTGACGGCCAGGGCCGCGGCCAGGGTCAAGCTTGCCTTGCGCATATTCCATTCCTCCCGGCCCGCGCAACAATCGCAGGCCAAGTGACTGCCCAAGCGGGCAGTGTATTCGGGTCGGGTCTTTGGAAGGCTTTGCCTCCGCAGACGGTGAAAACTGCCACCACTACGGAAATCCGTTATCTACGGCGCGCCCCGCACCGGGATAGGGTGATCATCCTGGCAGGTCTCCTGACTCGCGGGTCGAAGCTTTGCCGCGCCTTCCCGCCCCTTGGGGCAGTGGCATTTCGCAGCATTGCTCTCCGCTCACAGTTGCGGGGGCAGTCACGGATTCAGCGCCTGTTGGCTACACTTCACCGTGTTCCCTTTTACCCGGGTGGTCTCCCAGCCGGACCAGAATGTCCGGGACTTAGGCAAACTGGAATTGTTCTGTCAAGCGGAAGCAAACTCAACCGAGGTTTCTATGGATTGACTTCAGGATGGAATGATAAAAACAAATGTTTGAATTTAGGGGCTTACGTCCGGAAAATCTCCGTGAAGAAATTTGGTTTTGAGCACTGGGGATGCGGCTTTAGTTCAAAAAAAGGAGTATGCCGAACCGCGGCCGATACTGCTGTTCAATCTCAAGCGGGACTTAGGAAGCGAGATCTTGCATTGCAGGCAAGCCCGTCATTGCTCCTTTCCAATGCCCGTGGAAAACTGGAAGGTCCACATTCTGCAAGTAGTGTCAAAAGTGTTTCCTTTTGCCCTGTCTGTTTGCAGCCGCGGTGAATGAAAGGCGTCTCCGCACTTCGGGCATTGCCCACCAAAACATCGCTGAACCATGCCTAACCCTCGGCACTTCCTTTTACCGTGCAGCGGGCGGTTTCCGGCAGTGCAGCGGGCCGACGCGCTGCACGCGTGCCGCGAGAATTCGGCACTTCTGCAATGGGCTCGAACCAACCCTCCCACCCAAAAAAAAAGCCCCGCAGACACCTGCGGGGCTTTCGTTTTCAGCAGCCGTGAGGCCGGGGAGATTACTCGTCGCCCGACTTCAGTGCGGCGCCCAGGATGTCGCCCAGCGATGCGCCGGAGTCCGAGGAGCCATACTGTTCCACAGCTTCTTTCTCTTCTGCAATCTCGCGTGCCTTGATCGACAGGCCCAGACGGCGGGTCTTGGAGTCGACGTTGGTGACGCGGACGTCGACCTTGTCGCCAACCGAGAAGCGCTCGGGGCGCTGGTCGGCACGGTCGCGCGCCAGGTCGGAGCGGCGGATGAAGGACTTCATGCCTTCGTATTCCACCTCAACGCCGCCGTCTTCGATCGCGGTCACGTTCACGGTCACGATCGAGCCGCGCTTCACGCCGCCAACCGCTTCTGCAAACTTGTCGCCGCCCAGAGCTTTGATCGACAGCGAGATACGCTCTTTGTCGACGTCCACTTCGGAAACAACGGCCGAAACCATGTCGCCTTTGCGGTAGTTCTGGATCGCTTCTTCACCGCGCTCGTCCCAGGACAGGTCGGAGAGGTGAACCATGCCGTCGATGTCGCCGTCGAGACCAATGAACAGACCGAATTCGGTGATGTTCTTGACTTCGCCTTCGACCTCGGTGCCTTCCGGGTTGGCTTCGGAGAAGACTTCCCACGGGTTGCGCATGGTCTGCTTGAGGCCCAGGGACACGCGGCGCTTGGCACCGTCGATTTCCAGAACCATGACGTCGACTTCCTGGGAAGTGGAGACGATTTTGCCCGGGTGGACGTTCTTCTTGGTCCAGGACATCTCGGAGACGTGCACCAGACCTTCGACGCCCGGCTCCAGCTCAACAAATGCACCGTAATCGGTGATGTTGGTGACACGGCCCTTGTGGACCGAGGACAGCGGGTACTTGGCGCCAACCAGATCCCACGGATCTTCCTGCAGCTGCTTCATGCCGAGGGAGATACGGTGAGTCTCTTTGTTGATCTTGATGACCTGAACCTTGACGGTTTCGCCGATCGACAGGATCTCGGAGGGGTGGTTCACACGGCGCCATGCCATGTCGGTGACGTGCAGCAGGCCGTCAACGCCGCCCAGGTCAACAAACGCACCGTATTCGGTGATGTTCTTGACCACACCGTCGACTGCTTGGCCTTCGGTCAGGTTGCCGATGACTTCGGCACGCTGTTCGGCACGCGATTCTTCCAGGATGGCGCGGCGCGAGACAACG
It includes:
- a CDS encoding TonB-dependent siderophore receptor; amino-acid sequence: MRKASLTLAAALAVTPAIATAQDPEVTDLAEIIISGGFTPVEARKYGRSVSVLTSEEIKDRGISTVQDALRSVPGLMINGSGDSFTQVRIRGAEANHTLILIDGVEASGGDSEYILSGLDTANIERIEVLRGPQSVFYGSNASAGVINIITKTGGIGTEYGGSAEAGSDGYRASARISSRTERGGLSFSLAHDNDDGYDASGDGGEEDGIRRNTLQLKGDYLVTDRLKLGFNVRTSDERYDSDSTSFTATDAASYVVDDPTQFSDRDEQLTQVYAELDTLGGRLKHRLSLERTDFDRSFNGGTPTETKTEAAKYLLSFGLDGQPADQADHLLNAMLEWEEDSSSSNPAFARETNSIALEYRGSFANGLDLQLGVRHDNNSVFEDATSWTASASYTFAGSGVRLHSSAGTGIVNPSYFELFANSTFGATTYLGNQSLQPEENHSFDFGVEVPFLQGRGLVDVTYFDETLTGEIESYMVNATTFSYRNQAGDSDRKGVELAASLKATEYLDLRLSYTYLDATNPNGSVEIRRPEHELLLSATLDTFNGRGSVTADIRHVAGNWDSQFFGSFATAELPDYTTVDVAAQYELTDNVVLNGRVTNLFDEDYADVWGYAKRGRAAYIGVRASF
- the rpsA gene encoding 30S ribosomal protein S1, translated to MAQNVSMEDFEALLNESFEMDTPDEGSVVKGKVLAIEAGQAIIDVGYKMEGRVDLKEFANPGEAAEIAVGDEVEVFLRSAENARGEAVISREMARREEAWDRLEKAYADDQRVEGAIFGRVKGGFTVDLGGAVAFLPGSQVDVRPVRDAGPLMGLKQPFQILKMDRRRGNIVVSRRAILEESRAEQRAEVIGNLTEGQAVDGVVKNITEYGAFVDLGGVDGLLHVTDMAWRRVNHPSEILSIGETVKVQVIKINKETHRISLGMKQLQEDPWDLVGAKYPLSSVHKGRVTNITDYGAFVELEPGVEGLVHVSEMSWTKKNVHPGKIVSTSQEVDVMVLEIDGAKRRVSLGLKQTMRNPWEVFSEANPEGTEVEGEVKNITEFGLFIGLDGDIDGMVHLSDLSWDERGEEAIQNYRKGDMVSAVVSEVDVDKERISLSIKALGGDKFAEAVGGVKRGSIVTVNVTAIEDGGVEVEYEGMKSFIRRSDLARDRADQRPERFSVGDKVDVRVTNVDSKTRRLGLSIKAREIAEEKEAVEQYGSSDSGASLGDILGAALKSGDE